The DNA segment AACCTGCTTTTCTGCAAATATTGAGACCTTTAgctcaaaatgtaattttcatggTAAGTTTCCACAGTCACCACTGGGTGGCAGTAGCACATCAACTGTCATTACACAGGATGCATTGTTACGACACCCATGAAGACGCAGATATCAAAAGTTTTAGCAAGGGTTTAACAATTTGTAtgaattaaacacaaaataaagtctGTGCTGCTGCAATACATACATGGCAAAATCATTCATTATTCCATAAATCTTGTTTATgtgcaaaatcacaaaatacacaacagttCTGCAGTTGTGTGTATTTCATTTGTATAAAACCATAAATATATCAAGgtttttatttaagacattATCTGTGCAGCCAGGAACACCATGGGGTTAATAACCACAATTTAACCTTCAGTGATACCCTGTGCTCACTTTGCATCAGATGGCACCGCCTGCAGTGTATATGTCTATTCCTCTGGCACAGCTTTCAGTCTTGTCAGACATTGTGTGGTTGCCGTGGCATTGCTAAGCTGAGAAGTGTCTGTCAACAACAGTATCTGTCAACAACAGATCCTGAACATGTGTCTTTGCACACACTTTATACCACCAACATCACTGATGTCAGCTCTTGTGCAACAGCTAGCGCTCACACTGCAAACTGATTGGTTTTGAATCATGCTGCATTAGATCTCCAGTGCTCCTTATCTTCAAGGCCGTTCTTTGCTTCCGGAGGCCTCTCTGCTTAGAAACTGCTTCAGACAGGACTTTGTATTGCTCTGACTGAATGAAGCGTGGGAAGGAGCCGTTCTCCATCAGGCTGTAGATTTTCTTTTGTGCTACAACAAAACATGATGGAGCTGGTTGCTGGAGACTCTGGCTGATGATCTCTCTTGTGTAGAAATCTAAGTTTACCTGCAAAGACatgtaaaggaaaacaaagctgGAATTACTGAACATTCTGTTGAAATGTAGACCTTTTGTATGCAGCATGTAGGCCTACATATGTGCAGCCACCTGCATCATTACCACATTCAGAAAGTAACTATATAAAATGCTGGTTGCTGTGGTTGATGtacagtacattttatttattaaatgacAGTAATTTTTCCTCtgacctgtagtgctattttcATTCTAGTCTGTTTGGAGTGAGTTCCAGAGTGTtagagatatcggctgtagagatgtctgccttgtctccaatataatggaacaagatggtacttggcttgtggtgctaaaagcacccgatattttttttttttaaataattcaattcaattctcAGCAGCAATGCTTCCCTCCAGAATTCATGACCTGggtactcaagataatccacaggccttgttgtgagcagtttcatgtaggaactattttctttctaccgaaatATACCTGCCAGctgtatcaccacacagaaggaagcatgtATCTATTAATGGACAAGAGGTTCATGCTTGTATCCAcagatgtataaagagaactaaACACACTATTGGAGGCGAGGCTCCAGGGTCTAGCTTTTGACagcgtgagatgtaaacattaatgtcgTCCTCCTCGCCTGAGCTGtagcattagctagctcagtggcgCTAGGTAAGCTAGCTGTAGATGCATGCTTTCTTCCCCACAGTTAGCAGGTGTAGTTCGGCAGAAACAAAATACTACATAAAACTGTTaacaacagttatttttttgcgagtgccatccagttccattatattggagagaaggcagacatttctacagccaatatcttcaacactcggcaccaaaacaatctatatCGATGAAGAAATTACAGGTATGAGTAATGTATATTTTTAGGTTTGAGTATATTTGGCAGGAAAAACACCTCTCCTCGATGGGTCACAATAAAGAGTTTGTTCTTGCCTGTTTTGGAGACTCAGCCCTGATGAACTCTTCATAAATACTTGCTGCTCTCCTTGTAAGCTCCTCTTCACTGTCAGAGGTTTTGAACTCTTGACAGGCGAGCCAGAAGTCCAGATTTTCCTCACAGAACTCTGATTTCAGAAAGTCCCGAAAAGCTATTTGTCCACCTTTTACACAAGAGAGCATAACTGCattataaagaaaacagaaaccaACCATGATATTAGTTTTGTGGCTTGAAAGCGgatgaaaattacatttctgagAAAGCAGCGTCTCAAGAGATTCTCCCAGTAGGcttgtttcatttgtttcctgtctgcagacggagagaaaaaaaaaaagctttttgtgatttgttcacattttaaagaaaacattagacagcacaataataatatgcattatgattaaattaaaagaatacCTGTTAATTTTCCTCCAAGGCAATGGACTCTGGATGAAGTTATGTATTCTGGATTTCCATGCGTTATGTCTGCAAGAAAGCATGATAGTAGGAATACTTCACTGCCCAAATGTCTATTTGTATATCACTTACTCACCCATACGTTACATTGAATTGAGGATTACAGTAAATGGGGTTtgtgtttaacaacaacaaaattatgtaaaaacatCCATTGACAAAATCTCACACAAATCATACAGTAAAATCTAAGTCTCATTGATCCAGTcctatgctcagtacttcccaaacagtcACTCCTTTCGACggggaactgaactaaaagtgaaacttatcaatgctctcttcaaagcaagACTCCATcgacaaaaaacataattttacctcattggagctgctggtcaacCGCTGCCTAAATaagattgtttgtgttattgtatgacttAGTTTTATTTAAGTGTTATATTGGATTCACcgaagtcacaaaataacacacacacacacacacacacacaaaaactgatcgaggcagtggCAGATGAACAGCTCCAGTGTTAACTGAggtaaaattgttgtttttgttagtgGAGTCTGAAGagttttgatataattttgctgttgttaaatgcagaatCTTATGACTTTGATTCAtcaagattttattttccatttttggaaTTGTTCACTGtagaggcatgcgagaaaaacaaggatttattcacaaattcaatgtaacacggggtgagtaactgatataaaaatggACATTGTGGGAGAtgaggtattcctttaagaaaGTCATACTGTCAAACAAAGAGCCTCCCTAATAGGCCTCAGTGCAAATCAGACATAAACTTACCTTCTTTTTGTGTCCTCGAGGTCCAAAGATGTCTTGGAAAGCCCATTCATGGTCGAATTTGAATTACTTCCTCTGCGAACCATACTTTGAAGGGAGCTCACAGAAGGCATGATGTTACTGAATCCACAGAATTTTCGTCAAATTTTAGTCAGATTTCCAACCTCACAGCATCACCTCTGGATCCTGACTGCCTATTCTCACCAGTGAGGGCCAAATCCAGAGTGGAATCCGACTGTGACTACGTTCCTCCCTGAGGTAAAAGGTTTCAGCAGTTCTTTTGTCTTGCTATCTTTAACCTCTGTTGACACACAGCCTGATTGTTACATAATTAGAAAGAGCCACATGAATACTCAAAGTGCGTCAAACCGTGCGCTCTTCCTTAATGTTTAATAATAGAACAAAACTGTGCTGTGTATCACAACCCCTGTCACATTCTCCGCAGTTAAAGGCATTAGTCTCTATGTTACTTGGCTCACCATTCATGTCTGGGCTATTCATAGACATTGGGTCAAGTGGTCACAAGTTTCTTTTAGCAGTTTAGCTTTTTCTGTGCAGttccttctttctttcacaGATTCTGGATCGACTCTGTGtttgttctttatattctgACAATTTATAAaacttgagctttttttttagaactctGATAATTTCATAGTTATAAGGCAAGGTAACTTAACATATTTCagcaacagggcaattcaaagtgctaaaataaaataaggcaggtataaaatacaagaataaaagTTACAGTGCGGTgtaaaaaatgactatttgatttaataaaaggcAGTGACAAACTGATAAGTGTTCAGCCTTGTTTTGAAAGAACGTCACATTTAGCAACATTTGCtgctaaatgtttgttttccttgaaaacattttgccatttaaaaGTTACATGCCTCTTTCCTCATTATTACTTTGATAGAATCACTGaaataattgtgtttgtgtacttgAAACTGTGTATTGAGAGTGATATTATTTCAAGACAGCAACTGCGATAGATTGAAGTTGTTTGTGGAGTAGGCAGTAATACCTGTAATTATTGACCATTAAATTACAGCTacagtttgttttcatataCAGAATAACTATAGTCTTTTGTTTGTTCAATTATGTGGCTGAAATTCaagaatgtttttataattgtgTCAACTGAACTACAGTAAACCTTTGAGTTAGCAACTTGATCTGATCCCTACTCATCATATTTTGCAGCTTGGGTAGAAGCTACTGTATTTATGATGCCAGGGGGAGCCTTTTGCATTTTGACGAAGAAGGGGCTGATGGTAAAGAGTCAGCAGTTAGGTTAACGCAACAAAAATAGCCTACTTGCTTTTGATTAGGAGCAGATTGTGGGTGTCgctaaaaaaatacagtctttAAGTGGTACAAATATTATAaccatgttgttgtttgtttgtctcaaaCCCCagtcctgggtcaaagtcctatGCTTGTATGACCTATCCACCAAAATGGAAGGACCTTATTaatgacaatgacaacaacaaaactgagacacactgagatAACTGGTAGGGTTATAAATCCATTTAATCTATTTGAATTGAGATGGAATAAcaccagaaaaacagcaattagGATAAAATGCTAAGAGCAAGTGTTCATTGCACATCAATATTTAGTATTAGTTATGTGACTGTAGAGAGGACAGAAGAGGATACATACAGTAATATACACAAATGTGCAGATTGCTCAGAGCCAAATCTGTTTCTTATCCTACATATATAATTTATGTAGTTGAGTGATTTTTCAATGATTTGAATTTTTGtctcagaaaaagagaaaaaaaaaaccacatttcttattttgtatttttgtcacacTTACTtgacacccaaaaaaaacattaaaaaaaaaaaaatcatagatcagtatttacttttagtatataAAGTGACcatttgtgtgatgttttttgcaatgtttctttTGTCCCTTTGTCTTAGATTTGGACATTAAACCCTGTGTAACTTTGAATTTAAAGTTaggtttttgttatatttacgaatatgtttttgtttgttggctgTAATAGTGATATTTCCATTGTATGgacaaataatagaaaaaaactatatCTTATACTGAgtgtttttctgtatatttaatGCCAAGACTAAAATTGGCATTAGCAAGctaaaatgagatttttcagttatttctaTCAAActtagaaaaagagagatggcTGGTTGCTCAGCATAATGAAATGTAGATCAAAAACTCACTCAAGGATAACAGGAAACAGGATACACAGGATGGCAATAAAGGCactccaaaaatattaaaatgttgcCATGTTTTGAGTGCCTGGATTGCCTTAATGTCATTTACATCactttgtttattgtgatgGTAAAGACATATTGCAATGTAAATGACAATGCCAGTGTTATATCAGACTACTGaaaatattgtatcaatacatttCTCCAGGCcaaatgtgttacattttcaaAGTGTCCAGACCAAAATGGACCATAATTAGCTGCTATCTTTAATAATAACTATTAAACAAAGAATATAACACAAAGACTCAACAGCTAGCAGCTGTGTGAGAATGCATGTATCACAGTGCtactttgagctaaatgctaatgctaaaatgctaatacaATGCTAACTTGTTGAGGCTA comes from the Plectropomus leopardus isolate mb chromosome 12, YSFRI_Pleo_2.0, whole genome shotgun sequence genome and includes:
- the LOC121951821 gene encoding regulator of G-protein signaling 21-like, yielding MPSVSSLQSMVRRGSNSNSTMNGLSKTSLDLEDTKRRHNAWKSRIHNFIQSPLPWRKINRQETNETSLLGESLETLLSQKCGQIAFRDFLKSEFCEENLDFWLACQEFKTSDSEEELTRRAASIYEEFIRAESPKQVNLDFYTREIISQSLQQPAPSCFVVAQKKIYSLMENGSFPRFIQSEQYKVLSEAVSKQRGLRKQRTALKIRSTGDLMQHDSKPISLQCER